A portion of the Paenibacillus hamazuiensis genome contains these proteins:
- a CDS encoding aldo/keto reductase — translation MNYRRLGNTDLQVSEISFGTWAIGGSWGKVNDAESLRALQQAMEKGVNFFDTADVYGDGHSEQLLAQATKGKEDEIYIATKFCRAGDIHHPDTYSEQQVRAYCEASLKRLNRERIDLYQIHCPPPAILKDGRIFEVLDKLQQEGKIRYYGVSVESVEEGLVCLEQPNVKALQVILNIFRQKPLEQLLPEAKAKGVGILARLPLASGLLTGKFSAQTSFEPEDHRSFNRNGESFNVGETFAGLEFERGVALSRGLQWIAEGRGNMTRAALRWLLDLPEVTCVIPGFKNVAQVEDNLAAQDVPSFSPEERRRLEEFYRSEVHPHIRGAY, via the coding sequence ATGAACTATCGCAGATTGGGAAACACCGATCTACAGGTCAGCGAAATCAGCTTCGGTACGTGGGCGATCGGCGGATCGTGGGGCAAAGTAAACGACGCGGAATCGCTTCGTGCGCTGCAGCAAGCTATGGAGAAGGGCGTTAACTTCTTCGATACGGCCGATGTGTACGGGGATGGCCACAGCGAACAGCTTTTGGCCCAGGCGACCAAGGGGAAGGAAGACGAAATTTACATAGCGACAAAGTTTTGTCGCGCAGGGGACATCCATCATCCGGACACTTATTCGGAGCAGCAGGTCCGCGCTTATTGCGAAGCCAGCCTGAAGCGGCTGAACCGGGAACGGATCGACCTGTACCAGATCCATTGCCCTCCTCCGGCGATATTGAAGGACGGACGTATATTTGAAGTGCTGGATAAGCTGCAGCAGGAAGGGAAAATCCGTTATTACGGGGTCAGCGTGGAGTCGGTGGAGGAAGGTTTGGTTTGCCTGGAGCAGCCGAATGTGAAAGCGCTTCAGGTGATATTGAACATATTCCGGCAAAAGCCGCTCGAACAGCTGCTGCCCGAAGCGAAAGCGAAAGGGGTCGGCATTTTGGCCCGCCTGCCTTTGGCGAGCGGCCTGCTGACCGGCAAATTCAGCGCGCAAACCTCGTTTGAGCCGGAGGATCACCGCAGCTTCAACCGGAACGGGGAAAGCTTCAACGTCGGCGAGACGTTCGCCGGGCTCGAGTTCGAGCGGGGCGTCGCCTTAAGCCGCGGGCTGCAGTGGATCGCGGAGGGACGCGGCAATATGACGCGGGCCGCGCTGCGCTGGCTGCTGGACTTGCCGGAAGTGACCTGCGTCATTCCGGGCTTCAAAAACGTCGCTCAGGTGGAGGACAACCTGGCCGCGCAGGACGTTCCTTCATTCTCGCCGGAAGAGCGGCGCCGACTGGAGGAGTTTTACCGCTCCGAGGTGCACCCGCATATCCGCGGCGCGTATTGA
- the urtB gene encoding urea ABC transporter permease subunit UrtB, translating into MGILLLQLFNGVSLGSILLLVALGLAITFGLMNVINMAHGEFIMIGAYMAYTIQQLFHNMLPPAAFGWYFPASLAVAFAAAFAVGLLLEVTLIRFLYGRPLDSLLATWGVSLVLQQLARQTFGAPNVAVKAPAWLEGGLQLGADLTLPYKRLFIIALVIVCIAIIYAFLYRSAGGRRMRAVMQNRGMAACLGISTRRVDAVSFAFGSGLAGIAGCALTLLGPIGPTIGTYYIVDAFMVVVLGGIGKLVGTVAGALGIGVLGTALEYGTSATIGKVIVFTLIIAFLQWKPSGLVTVRSRTLD; encoded by the coding sequence ATGGGGATTTTGCTGCTCCAATTGTTTAACGGCGTCAGCCTCGGCTCCATCCTGCTGCTGGTTGCGCTCGGCCTGGCCATCACATTCGGACTGATGAACGTGATCAATATGGCTCACGGCGAGTTCATCATGATCGGCGCCTATATGGCGTATACGATCCAGCAGCTTTTTCATAATATGCTGCCCCCGGCCGCTTTCGGCTGGTATTTTCCCGCCTCGCTCGCCGTCGCGTTTGCCGCTGCGTTTGCCGTCGGCCTGCTGCTCGAGGTCACGCTGATCCGCTTCCTGTACGGCCGGCCGCTCGACAGCCTGCTCGCGACCTGGGGCGTCAGCCTCGTGCTGCAGCAGTTGGCGCGGCAAACGTTCGGCGCGCCGAACGTCGCCGTCAAAGCGCCGGCCTGGCTCGAAGGCGGACTGCAGCTCGGCGCCGATTTGACGCTGCCGTACAAACGGCTGTTCATCATCGCGCTCGTCATCGTCTGCATCGCCATCATCTATGCGTTTCTGTACCGCTCCGCCGGCGGTCGCCGCATGCGCGCCGTCATGCAAAACCGCGGCATGGCCGCCTGCCTCGGCATTTCCACGCGGCGCGTCGACGCGGTCAGCTTCGCCTTCGGCTCGGGGCTCGCCGGCATCGCCGGCTGCGCGCTGACGCTGCTCGGGCCGATCGGGCCGACGATCGGCACCTACTACATCGTCGACGCGTTTATGGTCGTCGTGCTCGGCGGCATCGGCAAGCTGGTCGGCACGGTCGCCGGCGCGCTCGGCATCGGCGTGCTCGGCACCGCGCTGGAATACGGCACCAGCGCCACGATCGGCAAGGTGATCGTGTTTACGCTGATCATCGCCTTTTTGCAGTGGAAGCCTTCCGGTCTTGTCACAGTCCGGTCGCGCACGCTCGATTAG
- the ureC gene encoding urease subunit alpha, with protein sequence MKRMDRRSYALMFGPTAGDAVRLADTELWACIERDYTVYGDECKFGGGKVIRDGMGQSGRHTRDEGVLDTLITNAVIIDHWGIVKADIGIKDGLIVGIGKAGNPDIMDGVDPNMIVGASTEVIAGEGKIVTAGGIDTHIHFICPQQIETALSSGVTTMIGGGTGPAAGTSATTCTPGAWHMHRMLEAAEAFPMNLGFTGKGNAAFTEPLAEQVEAGAIGLKLHEDWGTTPAAIDACLRVADKYDVQVAIHTDTLNEAGFVEDTLAAIGGRTIHTYHTEGAGGGHAPDIIRAAAELNVLPSSTNPTRPYTVNTVEEHLDMLMVCHHLDSRIPEDVAFADSRIRPETIAAEDILHDMGVFSMISSDSQAMGRVGEVIIRTWQTADKMKRQRGWLAPPAAGTAAGAVRAAAGSGASAGTAAPGGIPGSADAERDGDNYRIKRYVAKYTINPAITHGISHLVGSVEVGKLADLVVWSPMFFGVKPDMVLKGGMIAFAQMGDPNASIPTPQPVFGRPMFGAFGKALNHSITFVSQAAYERKVHEKLGLQKRIEPVKGCRTVTKKDMIHNDRTPAIEVNPETYEVKVDGAAVTCEPADVLPMAQRYFLF encoded by the coding sequence TTGAAACGTATGGATCGACGATCATATGCTCTGATGTTCGGACCGACGGCCGGGGATGCCGTCAGGCTGGCGGATACGGAGCTGTGGGCCTGCATCGAGCGGGATTATACGGTGTACGGGGACGAATGCAAGTTCGGCGGGGGCAAAGTCATCCGCGACGGAATGGGGCAATCCGGCCGCCATACGAGGGATGAAGGCGTGCTTGATACGCTCATTACAAATGCGGTGATCATCGATCATTGGGGCATCGTCAAAGCGGACATCGGCATCAAGGACGGCCTTATTGTCGGCATAGGCAAAGCCGGCAACCCGGATATCATGGACGGGGTCGATCCGAACATGATCGTCGGGGCGTCGACCGAAGTGATTGCCGGTGAAGGCAAAATCGTCACAGCCGGCGGCATCGATACGCACATTCATTTTATATGCCCGCAGCAGATCGAGACGGCGCTTTCATCCGGCGTGACGACGATGATCGGCGGCGGCACGGGGCCTGCCGCAGGCACGAGCGCCACGACGTGCACCCCCGGCGCATGGCACATGCACCGGATGCTGGAGGCGGCGGAAGCGTTTCCGATGAACCTTGGATTCACCGGGAAGGGTAACGCCGCTTTTACAGAGCCGCTCGCCGAGCAGGTCGAAGCCGGCGCGATCGGGCTTAAGCTGCACGAGGATTGGGGGACGACCCCGGCGGCGATCGATGCGTGCCTGCGCGTCGCCGACAAGTACGACGTGCAGGTGGCGATTCATACGGACACGCTCAACGAGGCAGGCTTTGTGGAGGATACGCTGGCAGCGATAGGAGGACGCACCATTCACACGTACCATACCGAGGGGGCGGGAGGAGGACATGCGCCGGACATCATCCGTGCGGCGGCGGAGCTGAACGTGCTGCCGTCTTCGACGAATCCGACCCGGCCCTACACGGTAAATACGGTGGAGGAGCATCTTGACATGCTGATGGTATGCCACCACCTGGACAGCCGCATCCCCGAGGACGTGGCGTTTGCGGATTCGCGCATCCGCCCCGAAACGATCGCCGCTGAAGACATCCTGCACGACATGGGTGTCTTCAGCATGATCAGCTCCGATTCGCAGGCCATGGGCCGCGTCGGGGAAGTGATTATCCGCACGTGGCAGACGGCGGATAAAATGAAGCGGCAGCGCGGCTGGCTCGCCCCGCCTGCCGCAGGCACCGCGGCAGGCGCGGTGCGCGCCGCTGCGGGGTCGGGCGCATCGGCAGGAACCGCTGCGCCCGGCGGCATCCCCGGCTCCGCCGATGCGGAGCGGGACGGCGACAATTACCGCATCAAGCGGTATGTCGCGAAGTATACGATCAACCCGGCCATCACCCACGGGATCTCGCATCTTGTCGGCTCCGTGGAGGTTGGCAAGCTCGCCGATCTGGTCGTCTGGAGCCCGATGTTTTTCGGCGTCAAGCCGGATATGGTGCTCAAAGGCGGCATGATCGCCTTCGCGCAGATGGGCGATCCGAACGCTTCGATCCCGACGCCGCAGCCGGTGTTCGGCCGGCCGATGTTCGGTGCGTTCGGCAAGGCGCTGAACCATTCGATCACCTTCGTGTCGCAAGCCGCCTACGAACGTAAGGTTCACGAGAAGCTCGGTCTGCAAAAACGGATCGAGCCGGTCAAAGGCTGCCGCACCGTCACGAAAAAAGATATGATCCATAACGACCGGACGCCGGCCATCGAAGTGAACCCGGAAACGTACGAGGTCAAGGTGGACGGCGCCGCTGTTACATGCGAGCCCGCGGATGTGCTGCCGATGGCTCAAAGGTACTTTTTATTTTGA
- the urtC gene encoding urea ABC transporter permease subunit UrtC, giving the protein MSAKFKIAATLVLFALMLAAPLVLSEFRLALLGKFLAYAILAVGLDLIWGYTGILSLGHGVYFGLGAYCMAMHLKLIASRGELPDFMSWSGVEKLPAFWVPFQHAGAALLLAVLVPAAVAFALGYLTFKSRIRGSFFSILSQALVIIAVTLFVGQQGYTGGTNGLTNFDTFLGFPLAEPGTKLALYYVTLGVLAIVVLLCMRLTATRFGKILIAVRDAENRVRFIGFNPVAYKVFAYCVSAGLAGLAGILFVLQEGIVSPAQMGIVPSIEMVLWVAVGGRATLLGGVVGAIVTNAAKTAFSEASPEWWPIFLGAMFIVVVLFLPKGIIGTLQEGWAKIMPRAPKREVSAPPQEASLGGGPSA; this is encoded by the coding sequence ATGAGCGCCAAGTTTAAAATCGCGGCAACCCTCGTCCTCTTCGCGCTGATGCTGGCGGCGCCGCTCGTTTTGTCGGAGTTCCGGCTGGCCTTGCTCGGCAAGTTTTTGGCTTATGCCATCCTGGCGGTCGGCTTGGATCTGATTTGGGGTTACACCGGCATTCTCAGCCTCGGCCACGGCGTTTATTTCGGTCTCGGCGCATACTGTATGGCGATGCATCTGAAGCTCATCGCCTCGCGAGGCGAGCTGCCCGATTTCATGTCGTGGAGCGGCGTGGAGAAGCTGCCCGCATTCTGGGTTCCTTTTCAGCATGCGGGAGCCGCCCTGCTGCTTGCTGTGCTCGTGCCTGCGGCCGTCGCCTTCGCGCTCGGGTATTTGACGTTCAAAAGCCGCATCCGCGGCTCGTTTTTCTCCATCCTGTCGCAGGCGCTCGTCATCATTGCGGTGACGCTGTTCGTCGGACAGCAAGGATACACGGGAGGAACAAACGGCTTGACGAATTTCGATACGTTCCTCGGCTTTCCGCTGGCGGAGCCGGGGACGAAGCTTGCGCTTTACTACGTCACGCTGGGCGTGCTCGCCATCGTCGTGCTGCTTTGCATGCGGCTTACGGCTACCCGGTTCGGCAAAATTTTGATTGCCGTGCGCGACGCGGAAAACCGGGTCCGCTTCATCGGCTTCAACCCGGTGGCGTACAAAGTGTTCGCCTACTGCGTATCCGCAGGACTGGCGGGACTTGCCGGCATTTTGTTCGTGCTGCAGGAAGGCATCGTTTCACCTGCGCAAATGGGCATCGTCCCGTCGATTGAAATGGTTTTGTGGGTCGCTGTCGGCGGCCGCGCCACCCTGCTCGGCGGCGTCGTCGGAGCCATCGTCACGAATGCCGCAAAAACGGCGTTCAGCGAGGCCTCCCCCGAATGGTGGCCGATTTTCCTCGGCGCGATGTTTATCGTCGTCGTGCTCTTTTTGCCGAAAGGAATTATCGGGACGCTGCAGGAAGGCTGGGCCAAAATCATGCCGCGCGCACCGAAGCGGGAAGTGTCCGCCCCGCCGCAGGAGGCTTCGCTCGGCGGCGGACCTTCCGCGTAA
- a CDS encoding VOC family protein, whose amino-acid sequence MALRLVPYLMMNGDAAEAIRFYEQAFGAEVLFKQTFGEMPENPEFPLPAEAKGLISHAMLKVGETDLMFSDKFPGQPHQTGDQVTICISSDDKEKSKRIFEALQQGGQVKMPLQETFFSPSYGIVTDKFGVTFQIYTEDQK is encoded by the coding sequence ATGGCATTGCGGTTAGTACCTTACTTAATGATGAACGGAGATGCGGCTGAGGCGATCCGCTTTTATGAGCAGGCTTTCGGTGCCGAGGTGCTTTTTAAACAAACATTCGGCGAAATGCCGGAAAACCCCGAATTTCCGCTGCCCGCAGAAGCCAAGGGGCTTATATCCCACGCCATGTTAAAGGTCGGCGAAACCGATCTTATGTTTTCGGACAAGTTCCCGGGTCAGCCGCATCAAACCGGAGACCAGGTCACGATCTGCATCTCGTCGGATGACAAGGAGAAATCCAAGCGTATTTTTGAAGCTTTGCAGCAAGGCGGTCAAGTGAAAATGCCGCTGCAGGAAACGTTTTTCAGCCCGTCTTATGGAATCGTAACGGATAAGTTCGGCGTCACCTTCCAAATTTACACAGAAGACCAGAAGTAA
- the urtE gene encoding urea ABC transporter ATP-binding subunit UrtE — MLSIDRLEVGYGESAVLRDVSLEVRAGQVVCLMGRNGVGKTTLMRGIMGLLRARSGSVRFAGRDLTGASPEKRARSGIGYVPQGRDIFPQLTVEENLLLGLEAAAGRGSKLPEAALALFPALRDMLQRKGGDLSGGQQQQLAIARALAAGPKLLLLDEPMEGIQPSVVMEIERVIETLKASREMAILLVEQSLTFATRIADYYCVLDKGAVVAEGSPANLTEEQVKRHLVV, encoded by the coding sequence ATGCTTAGCATCGACCGCCTGGAGGTCGGATACGGCGAAAGCGCCGTTTTGCGGGACGTCAGCCTGGAGGTGCGGGCCGGACAGGTCGTCTGCCTGATGGGCCGAAACGGCGTCGGCAAAACGACGCTGATGCGCGGCATCATGGGGCTGCTGCGGGCCCGCAGCGGAAGCGTCCGCTTTGCGGGGCGCGATCTCACGGGCGCTTCGCCGGAGAAACGCGCCCGTTCGGGCATCGGCTACGTGCCTCAGGGCCGGGATATTTTCCCGCAGCTGACGGTGGAGGAAAACCTGCTGCTTGGCCTCGAGGCAGCCGCCGGCCGCGGCAGCAAGCTGCCGGAAGCGGCGCTCGCCCTGTTCCCGGCGCTGCGGGACATGCTGCAGCGCAAAGGCGGTGACCTGAGCGGCGGCCAGCAGCAGCAGCTCGCGATCGCCCGCGCGCTTGCCGCCGGGCCGAAGCTGCTGCTGCTCGACGAGCCGATGGAAGGTATCCAGCCTTCCGTCGTCATGGAGATCGAGCGGGTGATCGAAACGCTCAAAGCTTCCAGGGAAATGGCGATTTTGCTTGTCGAGCAAAGCCTGACGTTCGCCACGCGCATCGCCGACTATTACTGCGTGCTCGATAAAGGCGCCGTCGTAGCTGAGGGCAGCCCCGCCAACTTGACGGAGGAGCAGGTGAAGCGGCATTTGGTCGTGTAG
- a CDS encoding urease subunit beta encodes MVPGEYRLKSDAIDLNAGRSTVELVVVNMGDRPVQVGSHYHFFEVNRGLRFPRTLAFGMRLNIPAGTAVRFEPGEEKRVQLVELGGARLSYGLNGLTQGPASVGALPEEVEARFKAWEGKQP; translated from the coding sequence ATGGTGCCGGGCGAGTATCGGTTAAAAAGCGATGCGATCGACCTCAATGCTGGCCGCAGTACGGTGGAGCTCGTCGTCGTCAATATGGGAGACCGGCCAGTACAGGTAGGCTCGCATTATCATTTTTTTGAAGTCAACCGGGGGCTCCGGTTTCCCCGCACTCTTGCCTTCGGCATGAGGCTGAACATTCCGGCAGGTACGGCCGTTCGTTTCGAACCCGGGGAAGAGAAGCGGGTTCAGCTCGTCGAGCTTGGCGGTGCCCGGCTGTCCTACGGGCTGAACGGACTTACGCAAGGTCCGGCTTCGGTCGGCGCTTTGCCTGAGGAAGTGGAAGCGCGCTTTAAAGCATGGGAGGGAAAACAGCCTTGA
- a CDS encoding urease subunit gamma — protein MNLTEREKEKLLITVAADLARRRLQRGVKLNYPESIALITSEIMEGARDGLSVAELMRLGTTVLKAGQVMEGVPEMIHEVQVEATFPDGTKLVTVHQPIGY, from the coding sequence ATGAATTTGACGGAACGGGAAAAAGAAAAGCTGCTCATTACGGTGGCGGCCGATTTGGCCCGCCGAAGACTGCAGCGCGGCGTCAAGTTGAATTATCCGGAAAGCATCGCTCTGATCACTTCCGAAATTATGGAGGGCGCCCGCGACGGGCTGTCGGTCGCCGAGCTGATGCGGCTCGGGACAACCGTTCTCAAAGCCGGGCAGGTGATGGAAGGCGTCCCCGAAATGATTCACGAGGTGCAGGTGGAGGCGACGTTCCCGGACGGAACGAAGCTGGTGACGGTTCATCAGCCGATTGGGTATTGA
- the urtA gene encoding urea ABC transporter substrate-binding protein: MRSNRKSLTLFVAAFMVLGTALAACTAETKPTASTSGTKTEAKTEANTNSSAGGEIPVGIVHSLTGTMSISEVSVKDAEMMAIDEINQAGGVLGKKLKPIIEDGASDWPTFAEKTKKLLQKDKVAVIFGGWTSASRKAVLPVVEQNKGLFFYPVQYEGLEASPNIFYTGATTNQQIVPAVTWLLQNKGKKFFLLGSDYVFPRTANKIIKEQLKAEGGTLIAEEYTPLGHTDYNTIISKIKKEKPDVVFNTLNGDSNVAFFKQLKDAGIGPNDLTTLSVSIAEEEIRGIGASVLEGHYAAWNYYQTTDTPENKKFVDAYKTKYGKDRVTDDPIEAGYFGVYLWAEAVKKAGSTDVDKVKAAAKGLEYSAPGGKVKIDGDNQHVYKTVRIGQVQADGQFKEVWNSGQPVKPDPFLTTYPWGAEVTKK; the protein is encoded by the coding sequence ATGAGATCAAACCGTAAAAGCTTAACCCTGTTTGTGGCGGCATTTATGGTGCTCGGCACGGCGCTCGCCGCTTGCACCGCGGAAACGAAGCCCACCGCATCGACATCCGGGACAAAGACGGAAGCCAAGACGGAGGCGAACACAAACTCATCTGCAGGGGGAGAAATTCCCGTGGGCATCGTCCATTCACTCACCGGCACGATGTCCATCAGCGAGGTTTCCGTGAAAGACGCCGAAATGATGGCCATCGACGAGATTAACCAGGCAGGGGGAGTCCTCGGTAAAAAATTAAAGCCGATCATCGAGGACGGCGCATCGGACTGGCCGACTTTCGCCGAGAAAACGAAGAAGCTGCTGCAAAAGGACAAAGTTGCCGTCATCTTCGGAGGATGGACGTCGGCAAGCCGCAAGGCTGTGCTGCCGGTCGTCGAGCAGAACAAGGGATTGTTCTTCTATCCGGTCCAGTATGAGGGACTTGAAGCGTCGCCGAATATTTTCTACACCGGCGCGACGACGAACCAGCAGATCGTACCGGCCGTCACCTGGCTGCTGCAGAACAAAGGCAAAAAATTTTTCCTCCTTGGCTCGGACTACGTATTTCCCCGCACCGCGAACAAAATCATCAAAGAGCAGCTCAAGGCCGAAGGCGGCACCCTGATCGCCGAAGAATACACCCCACTCGGACACACCGACTACAACACGATCATCAGCAAAATCAAGAAAGAAAAACCGGACGTCGTCTTCAATACGCTGAACGGCGACAGCAACGTAGCTTTTTTCAAGCAGCTGAAGGATGCCGGAATCGGCCCGAATGATTTGACGACGCTCTCCGTGTCCATTGCCGAAGAAGAAATCCGCGGCATCGGAGCTTCCGTTCTCGAAGGCCATTATGCAGCCTGGAACTACTACCAGACGACCGATACGCCGGAAAACAAAAAATTCGTGGATGCTTACAAGACAAAATACGGCAAGGACCGCGTCACCGACGATCCGATCGAAGCCGGTTATTTCGGGGTTTATCTTTGGGCCGAAGCGGTCAAAAAAGCCGGCAGCACCGATGTGGATAAGGTGAAGGCGGCGGCCAAAGGGCTCGAGTACAGCGCACCGGGCGGCAAAGTCAAAATCGACGGAGACAACCAGCACGTATACAAAACGGTCCGCATCGGGCAGGTCCAGGCGGACGGCCAATTCAAGGAGGTATGGAATTCCGGGCAGCCGGTGAAGCCGGACCCGTTCCTGACCACATATCCTTGGGGAGCCGAGGTCACCAAAAAATAA
- the gerQ gene encoding spore coat protein GerQ → MMNNPYKAGTIGNMSPFGFPSYAPGAPLQPQTGVSLPPVGPSGSFIPGATGVSPATVTGVNVPGQLPMEQSFIENILRLNVGKVGTFYMTYENNREWNAKVFRGRIEAAGRDHIIISDPATGMRFLLLMVNLDYVTFDEELNYTYPFGGGGGISPGR, encoded by the coding sequence ATGATGAACAATCCTTACAAGGCAGGAACGATCGGCAACATGTCCCCTTTCGGTTTTCCGTCATACGCTCCGGGCGCTCCCCTTCAGCCGCAAACCGGGGTTTCGCTGCCGCCGGTCGGCCCAAGCGGCTCTTTTATCCCGGGCGCGACCGGAGTGTCCCCGGCAACGGTCACCGGAGTGAACGTTCCCGGCCAGCTTCCTATGGAGCAGTCGTTTATCGAGAACATTTTGCGCCTGAACGTGGGCAAGGTCGGCACATTCTACATGACGTACGAAAACAACCGCGAATGGAACGCCAAAGTGTTCCGAGGCCGCATCGAAGCGGCCGGGCGCGACCATATCATCATCAGCGATCCGGCCACCGGCATGCGTTTTCTGCTGCTTATGGTCAACCTCGACTACGTCACGTTTGACGAAGAGCTGAACTACACTTATCCGTTCGGCGGCGGCGGCGGGATTTCTCCGGGCCGTTGA
- a CDS encoding GerAB/ArcD/ProY family transporter — translation MQRITQLQLVLMVILFHFSTATGFMISPLASMGSYQGWVVLLVAAVGGLLVTGISVFLARQKPNEFIAHYGKQLIGRFPHVAIMIAVVFYFVHVAALVLRQITDFLVQVYLPTTPQWVVAGLFGLTVSIAVRSGIEAIFRCASGFFFVIMCTSSLAPFAVGQELEFDRAIAFITHMDPVKLWSASYPFVPWFGEMFLILFIFPYIAEPEKTFRSLFWSTMAGVGFIGLNYIMCILMFGPHMTENLTYPVLEMIRFMRIGDFLQNLDPFLVAIWMASVFVKTSLLLYTPVLIVSQLFGLKDARPLSFSFGAIMLGFAISMAKNYVDLQYFILYTWPTFALVMESSPLIYLAAAFIRKRKFLPAGMFTKS, via the coding sequence ATGCAGCGGATCACACAGCTTCAGCTTGTTTTGATGGTTATCCTGTTTCACTTCTCGACGGCGACGGGGTTTATGATATCGCCCCTTGCCTCCATGGGATCTTACCAAGGCTGGGTTGTGCTTCTCGTGGCCGCCGTCGGCGGGCTGCTCGTCACCGGCATCTCCGTGTTTTTGGCGCGGCAGAAACCGAACGAATTTATCGCCCATTACGGCAAACAGCTGATAGGGCGCTTTCCGCACGTTGCGATCATGATCGCCGTCGTTTTTTATTTCGTTCATGTCGCTGCGCTGGTGCTCAGGCAGATCACCGACTTTCTTGTGCAGGTGTATTTGCCGACGACTCCGCAATGGGTCGTTGCCGGTTTGTTCGGACTTACCGTTTCGATTGCCGTCAGGTCGGGCATCGAAGCGATTTTCCGCTGCGCCAGCGGCTTCTTTTTCGTCATTATGTGTACATCTTCACTCGCTCCTTTTGCGGTCGGCCAGGAGTTGGAGTTTGATCGGGCGATTGCGTTTATTACTCATATGGACCCGGTAAAATTATGGAGCGCCTCTTATCCGTTCGTCCCCTGGTTCGGGGAAATGTTTCTGATCCTGTTCATCTTCCCTTATATAGCGGAGCCGGAAAAAACATTCCGTTCGTTATTTTGGTCGACGATGGCCGGCGTGGGCTTCATCGGGCTGAACTATATCATGTGCATCCTGATGTTTGGTCCGCATATGACGGAAAACTTGACTTATCCCGTGCTGGAGATGATCCGGTTTATGCGCATTGGCGACTTTTTGCAAAATTTGGACCCGTTTCTGGTCGCCATCTGGATGGCCAGCGTGTTCGTGAAGACGAGCCTGCTGCTTTATACCCCTGTGCTGATCGTGTCGCAGCTGTTCGGGCTGAAGGATGCGCGGCCGCTGTCTTTTTCCTTCGGCGCCATCATGCTCGGGTTTGCCATTTCCATGGCCAAAAACTACGTCGATCTGCAGTATTTTATTTTATATACTTGGCCTACTTTTGCTCTCGTCATGGAAAGCTCGCCGCTTATTTATCTGGCTGCGGCTTTCATTCGGAAGCGCAAATTTTTACCGGCCGGCATGTTTACGAAATCTTAA
- the urtD gene encoding urea ABC transporter ATP-binding protein UrtD has protein sequence MIVTSPRKEAYPDILRAEGLEVDFDGFKAIRGLDFSLTRGELRFLIGPNGAGKTTLLDCICGKVKPAKGKLTFKGQIDLARHQEHQIAQLGIGRKFQAPSIFMTLTVLENVLLSMKQKRGLLSSLTTKITAEQRDRMVHYLQLIGLEQKAKEKAGALSHGQKQWLEIGMLLMQEPELLLLDEPAAGMTDSETEKTGELLHKISDRQTVVVVEHDMEFVRKYAKTVTVMHEGSVLCEGTMQDIQQDDKVAEVYLGRRGERHA, from the coding sequence ATGATAGTAACTTCACCGAGAAAAGAAGCGTACCCGGATATTTTACGGGCCGAAGGTTTGGAGGTCGATTTTGACGGCTTCAAGGCGATAAGAGGGCTCGATTTTTCCTTGACCCGCGGGGAGCTGCGCTTCCTCATCGGCCCGAACGGTGCCGGCAAAACGACGCTGCTCGACTGCATTTGCGGCAAAGTGAAGCCGGCCAAAGGCAAACTTACGTTCAAAGGCCAGATCGATCTCGCCCGCCATCAGGAGCATCAAATCGCCCAGCTCGGCATCGGCCGCAAGTTTCAGGCTCCGTCGATTTTCATGACGCTGACCGTGCTGGAAAATGTGCTGCTCTCGATGAAGCAGAAGCGCGGACTGCTCAGCTCGCTTACGACGAAAATTACGGCCGAGCAGCGCGACCGGATGGTCCATTATTTGCAGCTGATCGGGCTGGAGCAAAAAGCGAAGGAGAAAGCCGGAGCGCTTTCCCACGGACAGAAGCAGTGGCTCGAAATCGGCATGCTGCTTATGCAGGAGCCGGAGCTGCTGCTGCTCGACGAACCCGCCGCCGGCATGACGGACAGCGAAACGGAGAAAACCGGCGAGCTGCTGCACAAAATCAGCGACCGGCAGACGGTCGTCGTCGTCGAGCACGATATGGAATTCGTCCGCAAATACGCCAAAACCGTAACGGTCATGCACGAAGGCAGCGTCCTTTGCGAAGGGACGATGCAGGACATTCAGCAGGATGATAAAGTCGCGGAGGTGTACCTTGGAAGGCGGGGTGAACGGCATGCTTAG